One Polaribacter sp. SA4-12 genomic window carries:
- the lysA gene encoding diaminopimelate decarboxylase → MENSQLTALANKYGSPLYVYDTDKIESQYNRLTNAFSSVKSLKLNYAVKALSNINILKFFKDLGSGLDTVSYQEVQLCLTTGIEPHDIIYTPNGVSLTEIEEVAKLGVQINIDNLSILEQFGQKHPDIPVCVRINPHIMAGGNSKISVGHIDSKFGISIHQVPHIKRVVENTGMNINGIHMHTGSDILDIDTFLRASDILFDVAKQFENIDFIDFGSGFKVPYKEGDISTDIEQLGLQLSERFNEFCVEYGKDITLMFEPGKFLVSEAGSFLAKVNVVKQTTSTVFAHVDSGFNHLVRPMMYDSYHHITNISNPTGRDRYYSVVGYICETDTFASNRRISEISEEDVLCFHNAGAYCFSMASNYNSRYIPAEVMVYKGEDYLIRKRQTIQDLLHNQVVVDLSSDKTSKKVAAKENIEA, encoded by the coding sequence GTGGAAAACTCACAACTTACAGCGTTAGCAAATAAATACGGAAGTCCTTTATATGTTTACGATACAGATAAAATAGAATCGCAATACAACAGATTAACAAATGCTTTTAGCAGCGTTAAAAGTTTAAAGTTGAATTATGCTGTAAAAGCACTTTCTAACATCAATATATTAAAGTTCTTTAAAGATTTAGGTTCTGGTTTAGACACCGTTTCTTATCAAGAAGTACAATTATGTTTAACAACTGGTATTGAACCTCATGACATTATTTATACTCCAAATGGCGTTTCTTTAACAGAGATTGAAGAAGTAGCAAAATTGGGTGTTCAAATTAATATTGACAACCTTTCTATTTTAGAACAATTCGGACAAAAACATCCAGACATTCCAGTTTGTGTGCGTATAAACCCACATATTATGGCAGGTGGAAATTCTAAAATTTCTGTTGGACATATCGATTCTAAATTCGGAATCTCAATCCACCAAGTACCACATATTAAACGTGTTGTAGAAAATACGGGGATGAATATCAATGGAATTCACATGCACACAGGTTCTGATATTTTAGATATCGATACTTTTTTACGTGCTTCAGATATTTTATTTGATGTTGCTAAACAATTCGAAAACATCGATTTTATCGATTTTGGAAGTGGATTTAAAGTACCTTATAAAGAAGGAGATATTTCTACAGATATTGAGCAATTAGGTTTGCAATTATCAGAAAGATTCAATGAATTTTGTGTAGAATATGGAAAAGACATTACATTAATGTTTGAACCTGGTAAATTTTTGGTTTCTGAAGCGGGTTCTTTTCTTGCAAAAGTAAATGTTGTAAAACAAACAACTTCTACCGTATTTGCACATGTAGATTCTGGCTTTAATCATTTAGTAAGACCAATGATGTATGATTCTTATCACCATATTACAAACATTTCAAATCCAACAGGAAGAGATCGTTATTATTCTGTTGTAGGTTATATTTGCGAAACAGATACATTTGCTTCTAACAGAAGAATTTCAGAAATTTCTGAAGAAGATGTTTTATGTTTCCACAATGCTGGTGCTTATTGTTTCTCAATGGCTTCTAATTATAACTCACGTTATATTCCTGCAGAAGTTATGGTTTATAAAGGTGAAGATTACTTAATTAGAAAAAGACAAACAATTCAAGATTTACTACACAACCAAGTAGTTGTTGATTTATCTAGTGATAAAACGTCTAAAAAAGTTGCTGCTAAAGAAAATATAGAAGCTTAA
- a CDS encoding ORF6N domain-containing protein, which yields MKEEESLLIPDEIITNKIYLIRNQKVMLDSHLAELYQVETKVLKRQVRRNINRFPDDFMFEITKEEYESLRSQFGTLKRGEHSKYLPIVFTEQGVAMLSSVLNSDRAIAVNIKIIRIFSKMRELLTDNVSLRLEIEEIKKKVTNQSKNIELVFSYLDELIEKKEEKTERTKIGFKKDKG from the coding sequence ATGAAAGAAGAAGAAAGTTTATTAATTCCTGATGAGATTATTACTAACAAAATCTATTTGATTCGAAATCAAAAAGTAATGTTAGATAGCCATTTAGCGGAATTATATCAAGTAGAAACAAAAGTATTGAAAAGACAAGTTCGTAGGAATATAAATCGTTTTCCGGATGATTTTATGTTTGAAATCACAAAAGAAGAATACGAATCTTTAAGGAGTCAATTTGGCACCTTAAAAAGAGGAGAGCATTCAAAATATCTTCCAATAGTCTTTACAGAACAAGGAGTTGCTATGTTATCGAGTGTTTTAAATAGCGATAGAGCAATTGCAGTGAATATTAAAATTATTAGAATTTTCTCTAAAATGAGAGAATTATTAACTGATAATGTAAGTTTACGATTAGAAATAGAAGAAATTAAAAAGAAAGTGACCAATCAAAGTAAAAATATAGAATTAGTATTTTCGTATTTAGATGAATTGATTGAAAAGAAAGAAGAGAAAACAGAAAGAACAAAAATTGGGTTTAAAAAGGATAAAGGTTAA
- a CDS encoding DNA topoisomerase IV subunit B, which translates to MSQETKYTEDNIRSLDWKEHIRMRPGMYIGKLGDGSSADDGIYILVKEVLDNSIDEYVMGAGKNIEISIQGSKVTVRDYGRGIPLGKVVDVVSKMNTGGKYDSKAFKKSVGLNGVGTKAVNALSSFFRVESSRDGKSASAEFSQGNLENQEFLEESSRRKGTKVSFIPDEAIFKNYKYRNEYVAKMLKYYVYLNPGLTIIFNGEKFFSENGLKDLLEDNNNKDDMLYPIIHLKGDDIEVAITHSKTQYSEEYHSFVNGQHTTQGGTHQAAFRESVVKTIREFYGKNFEASDVRKSIISAVAIKVMEPIFESQTKTKLGSTEMGGDLPTVRTYINDFVKTKLDNYLHRNTDVADSLHRKIVQAEKERKELSGIRKLAKDRAKKSSLHNKKLRDCRVHLGDIKKEAHLNSTLFITEGDSASGSITKSRNVNTQAVFSLKGKPLNSYGLSKKIVYENEEFNLLQAALNIEDGLEDLRYNNIVIATDADVDGMHIRLLLITFFLQFFPELIKEGHLYILETPLFRVRNKKQTFYCYSQEEKQVAIGKLRGKPEITRFKGLGEISPNEFVHFIGDDIRLDPVMLDKEMSIESMLEFYMGKNTPDRQKFIIENLKVELDTIEDEEI; encoded by the coding sequence ATGAGTCAAGAAACAAAATATACAGAAGATAATATCAGGTCTTTAGACTGGAAAGAGCATATAAGAATGCGTCCAGGAATGTACATTGGTAAATTAGGAGATGGTTCTTCTGCGGATGATGGAATCTACATTCTTGTGAAAGAAGTTTTAGATAATTCCATTGACGAATATGTAATGGGAGCTGGTAAAAATATCGAAATTTCTATACAAGGAAGTAAAGTTACAGTTAGAGATTACGGACGTGGAATCCCTTTAGGGAAAGTAGTTGACGTGGTTTCTAAAATGAATACTGGTGGTAAATATGATTCAAAAGCATTTAAAAAATCGGTAGGTTTAAATGGAGTTGGTACAAAAGCAGTAAATGCACTTTCATCGTTTTTTAGAGTAGAATCTTCACGTGATGGAAAATCAGCTTCAGCAGAATTTAGTCAAGGAAACTTAGAAAATCAAGAATTTTTAGAAGAATCTTCAAGAAGAAAAGGAACAAAAGTTTCTTTTATTCCTGATGAAGCCATTTTTAAGAATTACAAATACAGAAATGAATATGTAGCAAAAATGCTAAAGTATTATGTGTATTTGAACCCTGGATTGACCATTATTTTTAATGGAGAAAAATTCTTTTCAGAAAATGGATTGAAAGATTTATTGGAAGATAACAACAATAAGGATGATATGTTGTATCCAATAATTCATTTAAAAGGCGATGATATAGAAGTTGCCATAACGCATAGTAAAACACAATACTCAGAAGAATATCATTCTTTTGTAAACGGACAACATACAACACAGGGAGGAACGCATCAAGCTGCATTTAGAGAATCTGTTGTAAAAACAATTCGTGAATTTTATGGTAAAAACTTTGAAGCTTCTGATGTTCGAAAATCTATTATTTCTGCAGTTGCTATTAAAGTAATGGAGCCCATTTTTGAAAGTCAGACAAAAACAAAATTAGGTTCTACAGAAATGGGAGGAGACTTACCAACTGTAAGAACGTATATTAATGATTTTGTAAAAACAAAGCTTGATAATTATCTGCATAGAAATACAGATGTTGCAGATAGTCTTCATAGAAAAATTGTTCAAGCAGAGAAAGAAAGAAAAGAACTTTCTGGAATTCGAAAATTAGCAAAAGACAGAGCTAAAAAATCGAGTTTACATAATAAAAAATTAAGAGATTGTAGAGTCCATTTAGGTGATATAAAGAAAGAAGCTCATTTAAATTCAACTTTATTTATTACAGAGGGAGATTCCGCTTCTGGTTCTATTACCAAATCTAGAAACGTAAATACACAAGCTGTTTTTAGTTTAAAAGGGAAGCCTTTAAATTCTTACGGTTTAAGTAAGAAGATTGTGTATGAAAATGAGGAATTTAATCTTTTGCAAGCAGCTTTAAATATAGAAGACGGTTTAGAAGATTTACGTTATAACAATATTGTAATTGCAACAGATGCCGATGTCGATGGAATGCACATTCGTTTGTTGTTAATTACATTTTTCTTACAGTTTTTTCCAGAGTTGATAAAAGAAGGACATTTATATATTTTAGAAACGCCATTATTTAGAGTTCGTAATAAGAAACAAACATTTTATTGTTATTCTCAAGAAGAAAAACAAGTAGCGATTGGTAAATTAAGAGGAAAACCAGAAATAACTCGATTTAAAGGTTTGGGTGAGATTTCACCTAATGAATTTGTACATTTTATTGGTGATGACATTCGTTTAGATCCTGTAATGCTAGACAAAGAAATGTCTATTGAAAGTATGTTAGAATTCTATATGGGAAAAAACACACCTGATAGACAGAAATTTATTATTGAGAATTTAAAAGTAGAGTTGGATACGATAGAAGATGAAGAAATATAA
- a CDS encoding aspartate/glutamate racemase family protein: MKKIGLIGGITPESTILYYRILNQLNSNNLGQPHSAEVVINSFDFGKIAQLQKENRWDLLNDIMAEAGKNLENAGANCILICANTMHLCIDAVRNVVTIPVIHIAEATSKSIIEKKLKKVALLGTKYTMEKDFFIDILTSFGIETIIPELEDRDIIHTIIYDELSLGEMNPVSKEKYLKIIDRLIKSGAEGIILGCTEIPLLIQQEDVAVPVFDTTTIHATAAFEFSTK, translated from the coding sequence ATGAAAAAAATAGGATTAATAGGAGGAATAACTCCAGAGTCTACCATTTTATATTACCGAATTTTAAATCAATTAAATTCGAATAATTTAGGACAACCTCATTCTGCAGAAGTTGTGATTAACTCATTTGATTTCGGTAAAATTGCTCAACTTCAAAAAGAAAATAGATGGGATTTGTTAAATGATATTATGGCAGAAGCCGGTAAGAATCTAGAAAATGCTGGCGCTAATTGTATTTTAATCTGTGCAAATACCATGCATTTATGTATAGATGCAGTTAGAAATGTAGTTACAATTCCTGTGATTCATATTGCTGAAGCAACATCAAAAAGTATTATTGAAAAGAAGCTTAAAAAAGTAGCTTTATTAGGAACAAAATATACAATGGAAAAAGATTTTTTTATTGATATTTTGACATCCTTTGGTATAGAAACAATTATTCCTGAATTAGAAGATAGAGATATTATTCATACTATAATTTATGATGAACTTTCTTTAGGTGAAATGAATCCTGTTTCAAAAGAGAAGTATTTAAAAATTATAGATAGATTGATTAAAAGTGGAGCAGAAGGTATTATTTTAGGATGTACAGAAATTCCTTTATTAATACAACAAGAAGATGTTGCTGTTCCTGTTTTTGATACTACAACAATTCATGCTACTGCTGCTTTTGAGTTTTCAACGAAATAA
- a CDS encoding Tex family protein: MQILQYIIQQTQLPSKSVENTISLLNEDATIPFISRYRKEMTGNLDEVQIGDIVKFKELFEALEKRKKAILKALEEQNVLTDELTQKVNSSRDLTSLEDLYLPFKKKRKTKAETARLQGLEPLAKMVMSQRVNDLEHTASKYTSNEVETIEDVLEGARFIIAEWINERTDIRNNIRRELERYSTISSKVIKKEIDNEKAQKFKDYFDWNESLSRIPSHRLLAILRAENEGFIRVKIEIDKERVLQKMEDRIIRSKNECSEQIELAIADAYKRLLFPSLSNEALSIAKEKADEAAITVFAKNLKQLLLGAPLGEKRILAIDPGFRSGCKVVCLNEQGDLVHNENIYPHAPQNNAIEAIQKISSLADAYKIEAIAIGNGTASRETEQLVKKIQFKNDIEIFVVSEAGASIYSASKIARDEFPNYDVTVRGSVSIGRRLADPLAELVKIDAKSIGVGQYQHDVDQTKLKKSLDTVVESCVNTVGVNINTASESLLSYVSGIGPKIAENIVNYRNENGSFTSRTAIKKVPRLGGKAFEQAAGFLRIKNAKNLLDDSGVHPESYGLVDKMAKDNKKKVADFIGNKEILQQITLKNYISETIGLPTLEDIIKELEKPGVDPRAKAKMFSFDQNIKTIADLISGQILPGIVNNITNFGCFVDIGIKESGLIHVSNLSDTFVKDVNTIVSLNQQILVKVLEVDVVRKRIQLALVK, from the coding sequence ATGCAAATCCTTCAATATATAATTCAGCAAACTCAACTTCCTTCAAAATCTGTAGAAAACACCATTTCATTATTAAATGAAGATGCTACAATTCCTTTTATATCAAGATATAGAAAGGAAATGACTGGTAATTTAGATGAAGTTCAAATCGGTGATATTGTAAAATTTAAAGAACTTTTTGAAGCCTTAGAAAAACGAAAAAAAGCCATTTTAAAAGCATTAGAAGAACAAAATGTTTTAACGGATGAATTAACTCAAAAAGTAAACAGCTCTAGAGATTTAACTTCTTTAGAAGACTTGTATTTACCTTTTAAAAAGAAACGTAAAACCAAAGCAGAAACTGCACGTTTACAAGGTTTAGAACCATTAGCAAAAATGGTTATGAGTCAGCGTGTAAATGATTTAGAACACACTGCATCAAAATATACATCCAACGAAGTTGAAACCATTGAAGATGTTTTAGAAGGTGCTCGTTTTATCATCGCAGAATGGATTAACGAACGAACAGATATTAGAAATAATATTAGACGAGAATTAGAACGTTATTCTACAATTTCATCCAAAGTAATTAAGAAAGAAATTGATAATGAAAAAGCTCAGAAATTCAAAGATTATTTTGACTGGAACGAATCTTTAAGCAGAATTCCATCGCACAGATTATTAGCTATTTTAAGAGCAGAAAACGAAGGTTTTATTCGTGTTAAAATAGAAATTGACAAGGAAAGAGTACTTCAGAAAATGGAAGACCGAATTATTCGTTCTAAAAATGAATGTTCAGAACAAATTGAATTGGCAATCGCTGATGCTTATAAACGTTTATTATTTCCTTCTTTATCTAACGAAGCATTGTCTATTGCAAAAGAAAAAGCAGATGAAGCTGCAATTACTGTTTTTGCTAAAAACTTAAAGCAGTTATTATTAGGCGCTCCGTTGGGAGAGAAAAGAATTTTAGCAATCGACCCAGGTTTTAGATCTGGTTGTAAAGTGGTTTGTTTAAACGAACAAGGAGATTTAGTACATAATGAGAATATTTATCCGCACGCTCCACAAAACAATGCTATAGAAGCAATTCAGAAAATTAGTTCTTTGGCTGATGCTTATAAAATTGAAGCCATTGCTATTGGAAACGGAACAGCTTCAAGAGAAACGGAACAATTAGTAAAGAAAATTCAGTTTAAGAATGACATTGAAATTTTTGTTGTGAGTGAAGCTGGCGCCTCAATTTATTCGGCTTCTAAAATAGCAAGAGATGAATTCCCTAATTACGATGTTACTGTTCGTGGTTCTGTTTCTATTGGACGAAGATTGGCAGATCCTTTGGCTGAATTGGTAAAGATTGATGCAAAATCGATTGGAGTTGGCCAATATCAGCACGATGTTGATCAAACTAAACTGAAAAAATCTTTAGACACAGTTGTAGAAAGTTGTGTAAATACGGTTGGTGTAAACATCAATACAGCAAGTGAATCTTTATTGAGTTATGTTTCTGGAATTGGACCAAAAATTGCAGAAAACATCGTGAATTATAGAAACGAAAACGGTTCTTTTACTTCTAGAACTGCCATCAAAAAAGTACCTCGTTTAGGCGGAAAAGCGTTTGAACAAGCTGCTGGTTTTTTACGAATTAAAAATGCTAAGAATCTGTTAGATGATTCTGGAGTGCATCCAGAAAGTTATGGTTTGGTTGATAAAATGGCGAAAGACAACAAAAAGAAAGTTGCCGACTTTATTGGAAATAAAGAAATTCTTCAACAGATTACTTTGAAAAATTATATTTCTGAAACCATTGGTTTACCTACGCTAGAAGATATTATTAAGGAATTAGAAAAACCAGGTGTTGATCCAAGAGCAAAAGCAAAAATGTTTTCTTTTGATCAAAATATTAAAACAATTGCAGATTTAATAAGCGGACAAATCTTACCTGGAATTGTAAATAATATTACCAATTTTGGTTGTTTTGTAGATATTGGAATTAAAGAAAGTGGTTTAATTCACGTTTCTAATTTATCAGATACTTTTGTAAAAGATGTAAATACAATTGTGTCTTTAAATCAGCAAATTCTTGTAAAAGTATTAGAAGTTGATGTTGTAAGAAAAAGAATTCAATTGGCTTTGGTGAAGTAA
- a CDS encoding fumarylacetoacetate hydrolase family protein codes for MKILGIGSNYVTDLKDIEEKKKGKKFIFSKPESSLAVNCDVEYPSSITNELVYEVELVVNIGKEGKNISKEEANSYISEIAVGIDYTATDILKNARETKHPWEFAKGFDGAAPISSFKPVSDYNLADIDFDLKINGEEKQKSNTAFMINDFADIIVFISEYMTLQPGDLIFTGTPALGKGKIFKGDHLQCSVNGELLLDFKMI; via the coding sequence ATGAAAATATTAGGTATAGGAAGTAATTACGTTACTGATTTAAAAGACATTGAAGAAAAAAAGAAAGGTAAAAAATTCATCTTCTCTAAACCAGAATCTAGCTTAGCTGTTAATTGTGATGTTGAATACCCAAGTAGCATTACCAATGAATTAGTTTACGAAGTTGAATTAGTTGTTAATATAGGAAAAGAAGGAAAAAATATTTCTAAAGAAGAAGCAAACTCTTACATTTCTGAAATTGCAGTTGGTATCGATTATACTGCTACAGATATTCTTAAAAATGCAAGAGAAACAAAACACCCTTGGGAATTTGCAAAAGGTTTTGATGGTGCTGCACCAATCTCTAGTTTTAAACCAGTCTCTGATTATAATTTAGCAGATATTGATTTTGATTTAAAAATTAATGGTGAAGAAAAACAAAAAAGTAATACAGCATTTATGATTAATGATTTTGCTGATATTATTGTGTTTATTTCTGAATACATGACATTACAACCTGGAGATTTAATCTTTACAGGAACACCTGCTCTTGGTAAAGGTAAAATCTTTAAAGGAGATCATTTACAATGCTCTGTTAATGGTGAATTACTATTAGATTTTAAAATGATTTAA
- a CDS encoding DNA gyrase/topoisomerase IV subunit A, with amino-acid sequence MSEEINENEHEEELNNLEEQSDELNNQTDSVETITKVTGMYKEWFLDYASYVILERAVPSLEDGLKPVQRRIMHSMKDLDDGRYNKVANIVGHTMQYHPHGDASIADAMVQIGQKELLIDMQGNWGNILTGDRAAASRYIEARLSKFALDVVFNPKTTDWKMSYDGRRKEPIDLPVKFPLLLAQGAEGIAVGLSTKVLPHNFIELIDASIKYLKGRSFRILPDFLTGGIADFTNYNDGVRGGKVRVRAKIAQLDKKTLVINEIPFSTTTTTLIDSILKANDKGKIKIKKIEDNTAAEVEILVHLPPNVSPDKSIDALYAFTNCETSISPLSCTIEDNKPVFVGVSEMLKHSTDLTVDLLKKELEIQLNELEEQWHFSSLERIFIENRIYRDIEEEETWDGVIEAIDKGLKPHIKHLKRAITVEDITRLTEIRIKKISKFDIDKAKQFIEGLEEKIAVVKDHLANLIEYAVNYFKRLKETYGKGKERKTEIRIFDDIVASKVAMNNAKLYVNREEGFIGTSLKRDEFVTDCSDIDDIIIFRRDGVMTVTKIDSKTFVGKDIIHVAVFKKKDKRTVYNFMYKDGAKGPSYMKRFNVTSVTRDKEYDLTNGNKGSKVLYFTANLNGEAEVVSINLRSVGSVKKLKWDIDFADLSVKGRAVRGNLITKHTIKSVDFKSEGVSTLKPRKIWFDDAVQRLNVDERGELLGEFRAEDKLLIITQSGKAKAVKPDLAMHFDDDMIVLEKWKPNKPISAIYFDGEKERYYVKRFLMDTADKEETFISEHPKSQLEIVSTDYRPLAEIQYSKRSLENEEVNFEEFIAIKGIKAQGNQLTTDKIKNVNLLESLHFEEPVEEITEEIEVVDEEVIEELLPIDIPVITTNKPVLEELSAAEKAQIALRKSIARKKAEEKKKSDEDQTKLF; translated from the coding sequence ATGAGTGAAGAAATAAACGAAAACGAACACGAAGAAGAATTAAATAATTTAGAAGAACAATCTGATGAGTTAAATAATCAGACGGATTCTGTAGAAACCATTACCAAAGTTACAGGAATGTACAAGGAGTGGTTTTTAGATTATGCTTCGTATGTAATTTTAGAAAGAGCAGTACCTTCTTTAGAAGACGGATTAAAACCTGTGCAGCGTAGAATAATGCATTCTATGAAAGATTTAGATGATGGACGTTACAATAAAGTAGCGAATATTGTTGGTCATACCATGCAATATCACCCACATGGTGATGCTTCTATTGCTGATGCTATGGTGCAAATTGGTCAGAAAGAATTACTGATTGATATGCAAGGAAACTGGGGTAATATCTTAACTGGAGATCGTGCAGCGGCATCAAGATATATTGAAGCTCGTTTATCAAAATTTGCATTAGACGTTGTTTTTAATCCAAAAACTACGGATTGGAAAATGTCTTATGATGGTAGAAGAAAAGAACCGATTGATTTACCTGTAAAGTTTCCATTATTATTGGCGCAAGGAGCAGAAGGAATTGCGGTAGGTTTATCAACCAAAGTATTGCCACATAATTTTATTGAACTGATTGATGCTTCTATCAAATATTTAAAAGGAAGAAGTTTTAGAATATTACCAGATTTTTTAACGGGTGGAATTGCAGATTTTACCAATTATAATGATGGAGTTCGTGGAGGAAAAGTACGTGTTCGTGCTAAAATTGCGCAACTAGATAAGAAAACGTTGGTTATTAATGAAATTCCGTTTTCTACCACAACTACAACTTTAATTGATAGTATTTTAAAAGCGAATGATAAAGGGAAGATTAAGATAAAAAAAATTGAAGATAATACGGCTGCAGAAGTAGAAATATTAGTGCATTTGCCTCCAAATGTTTCTCCGGATAAATCGATTGACGCTTTGTATGCTTTTACAAATTGCGAAACGTCTATTTCTCCTTTATCTTGTACTATTGAAGACAATAAACCTGTTTTTGTTGGTGTTTCTGAAATGCTAAAACATTCTACAGATTTAACGGTTGATTTGTTAAAGAAAGAATTAGAAATTCAGTTAAACGAATTAGAAGAACAATGGCATTTTTCATCTTTAGAAAGAATTTTTATTGAGAATAGAATCTATCGAGATATTGAAGAAGAAGAAACTTGGGATGGCGTAATTGAGGCGATTGATAAAGGATTAAAACCACATATTAAACATTTAAAACGTGCAATTACTGTTGAGGATATTACACGTTTAACAGAAATTAGAATTAAGAAAATATCAAAATTTGATATTGATAAAGCGAAACAATTTATAGAAGGTTTAGAAGAGAAAATAGCAGTTGTAAAAGATCATTTAGCAAACCTAATTGAATATGCTGTAAATTATTTTAAACGCTTAAAAGAAACCTACGGAAAAGGAAAAGAGCGTAAAACCGAAATTAGAATTTTTGATGATATTGTTGCCTCAAAAGTGGCAATGAATAACGCAAAACTCTATGTAAATAGAGAAGAAGGTTTTATTGGTACTTCTTTAAAAAGAGATGAGTTTGTTACAGATTGTTCTGATATTGATGATATTATTATCTTTAGAAGAGATGGTGTAATGACTGTAACAAAAATAGATTCTAAAACCTTTGTGGGTAAAGATATTATTCATGTTGCTGTCTTTAAAAAGAAAGATAAAAGAACGGTTTATAATTTTATGTATAAAGATGGTGCAAAAGGACCTTCTTATATGAAACGTTTTAATGTTACCTCTGTTACAAGAGATAAAGAATACGATTTAACCAACGGAAATAAAGGTTCTAAAGTTTTATATTTTACAGCAAATTTAAATGGAGAAGCAGAAGTTGTTAGTATAAACTTGCGATCTGTTGGTAGTGTTAAGAAATTGAAATGGGATATTGATTTTGCTGATTTATCAGTAAAAGGAAGAGCGGTTAGAGGAAATTTAATTACAAAACATACTATTAAATCTGTAGATTTTAAATCTGAAGGAGTTTCTACCTTAAAGCCTCGTAAAATTTGGTTTGATGATGCTGTTCAGCGTTTAAATGTTGATGAAAGAGGAGAGTTGTTAGGAGAGTTTAGAGCAGAAGATAAATTATTGATTATTACTCAAAGTGGAAAAGCAAAAGCTGTAAAGCCAGATTTAGCAATGCATTTTGATGATGATATGATTGTTTTAGAAAAATGGAAACCTAATAAACCTATTTCTGCCATTTATTTTGATGGAGAAAAAGAGCGTTATTATGTAAAGCGTTTTTTAATGGATACAGCAGACAAAGAAGAAACTTTTATTTCGGAGCATCCAAAATCGCAATTAGAAATAGTGTCAACAGATTATAGACCACTTGCAGAAATTCAATATTCTAAAAGAAGTTTAGAAAACGAAGAAGTTAATTTTGAAGAATTTATTGCTATTAAAGGAATTAAAGCTCAAGGAAATCAATTAACTACAGATAAAATTAAGAACGTAAATTTATTAGAGTCTTTACATTTTGAAGAACCAGTAGAAGAAATTACAGAAGAAATTGAGGTTGTAGATGAAGAAGTTATTGAAGAATTATTGCCAATTGATATTCCTGTAATTACGACTAATAAACCTGTTTTAGAAGAACTTTCTGCCGCAGAAAAAGCGCAAATAGCTTTGAGAAAATCGATTGCAAGAAAGAAAGCAGAAGAGAAGAAAAAATCTGACGAGGACCAAACAAAGTTGTTTTAA
- a CDS encoding GNAT family N-acetyltransferase — translation MKIRLSKIEDIPEIMIIIDDAKTYLASQNIDQWQNGYPNTEQVKNDTLKGESYVVINDENQVIATSMFTTNPEPTYKVIDGNWIIDESKIYGVIHRMAIKKEFRKFGLATFMFHEFHLQLLEKNIESLKIDTHEENIGMQSLIKKLGYKYCGVIYTNYNAKRLAFEKVIS, via the coding sequence ATGAAAATCCGCCTTTCTAAAATTGAAGATATTCCTGAAATTATGATCATTATTGATGATGCTAAAACGTATTTAGCTTCTCAAAATATTGATCAATGGCAAAACGGATATCCAAATACTGAACAAGTAAAAAATGATACTCTAAAAGGCGAAAGTTATGTTGTTATAAATGATGAAAATCAAGTAATAGCAACTTCTATGTTTACCACAAATCCAGAACCAACCTATAAAGTTATTGATGGAAATTGGATTATCGATGAATCTAAAATTTATGGTGTTATTCATAGAATGGCAATCAAAAAAGAATTTAGAAAATTTGGTTTGGCTACTTTTATGTTTCATGAATTTCATTTACAGTTATTAGAAAAAAACATAGAAAGTTTAAAGATTGATACACATGAAGAAAATATCGGAATGCAATCTTTAATTAAAAAATTGGGTTACAAATATTGTGGCGTTATTTACACTAATTACAATGCAAAAAGATTGGCTTTTGAGAAAGTAATTTCTTAA